The Reichenbachiella carrageenanivorans region AAATGTGCTCAACTACTATGGAGATTTATCCCCTAGCGACAAGCGGCTGAGTACTAATTATGGCGAGTCTAAATTTGGCTTTGGCATCACTGGTTCCAGAATGGTATACCCAGGGATCTTTTTTAGAGCTGGTTACAATTACGGAGTCATTGAAGGGGATGATTCAGCGAATGGAGATCAGGGATCTGGAGACGCTAGTTTGCGTGGAAGATATCTAAGAAACCTACATTTCAAAAACAATATTCACGAACTTTCTGTAGGCTTTGAAGCAGACATGATTCCAAACAATGGGGGCGTACGTGGTAGATTTCCTATCAATCCCTACATATTTTTTGGTGCGGCTGTAATAGCACACTCCCCTAAAGCCATTGCCCCTGAAACCGATCAAGCTGGCAATGCGCTTGAAGAAGCGGGACAGTGGGTGAATCTTCGAGATTTAGGCACTGAAGGCCAGAATATTGACAGTCTAGGAATTGACCCTTACAGCAAATTTGCTTTTGTAATTCCAGTAGGCCTGGGACTCAAAGTGAAATTGCATCACAATTTTGACTTGAATTTTGAAATTGGCTTTAGAAAAACATTCACAGATTACCTCGATGATGTAAGTAATGCTTATGTTGACTTAGATGCTTTTGGTGACGATAATTTGGCAAGAGCGATGTCTGAAAGAGGAGCTGAAACCACCAGTGCCCTGACAGGTGCAGACAGAGGACTAAATCCAACCGTCGGAGGGGGCGATATAGCTATGACGGGGCCTTATACTCATGGATCTGGGTATGCTCCTGGTCAAGAAAACTCAAGAGGAGGATCAGATTATAAAGATTTTTATATCACTACTCAAATTCGCCTCGTTTATATCTTTGACAAGAAAGGAGCCTCTAGAGGCAAGTTTAGATAAACCGTGGATTGAGAATAAATATTAGTCATACCATTATAAAAAAATTGCCGATTCTGTCGGCATTTCTTTTGCTCCAAACTTTCTGTTTGGCTCAACGAACGGAATTTGGCGTTGGGATTGGAGGTGTCAGCTATGCGGGGGATTTATATAGAGGCTATGAAATTGCCAATCAAAGCATAGGCATACAAGGGCTATACAGAATCAACTTTGAGAAGGATGTAAGCTTCAAAATAGCCCTCTTGTATGGTCAAGTATCTGGCGATGACAGCCATCCTTACGATGCCCTAGGAGAAATTCGAAATGCATCCTTCGACAGATCATTTTTCGAGGCCAGCACCACATTAGAATACCACTTTCTTGACTATAAAGACAAAAATTCCACTATTAAATGGTCCCCCTATTTCTTTGCTGGCTTTGGCCTTGCTAAATTCCTAAACCTAGATAGTCAGACCGACAACTTCGGCAGTATCCAACCAGTCCTTCCTTTCGGAGGGGGGGTGAAATATTTAATAGGAAAACAGTTTAGTGCAGCCATCGAATTTGGCGCAAGAAAAACTTTCTTTGACGAATTAGATGGCATCTCCGATGGAGATGTATACAACAAGACCAATACTCAATTTGGCAACCCTAACGACAAAGACTGGTACCATTTCTTCAATGTTTCCATCTCATACTTGATCTTTAAAATTCCATGCACCTATAAGTATCAACCTAACAGGTCCATGCGCAGGTAATTAAATCCATCATAAATTCCTTTTAACTAAAAAAAAGCACAAATTTGCGGTTTGGTTTTGGCCAAAGGCCAACAAAAAGGGCATGAAAGAGACGATTGATCCATCAAAAATTCCAGCACACATAGCCGTCATCATGGATGGCAACGGACGGTGGGCAAAGAAGCGAGGAGCAGCTAGACTGTTTGGTCATCGAAATGCCATTGAGGCGGTTCGGGATACAACTGAAGGATGTGCTGAACTGGGTGTAAAACGCCTTACGCTATATGCCTTCTCTACCGAAAACTGGAACAGACCCAAGCTCGAAGTAGACGGTCTCATGTCTCTGCTCATCTCTACCATTAAAAAAGAAATCCCTACGTTGGTGAAAAACAATATTCGTTTGCAACCAATTGGTGATATCACGCATTTACCTGTAGGTGCTCAAAAGAACTTGGCTCTTGGTATAGAACAAACCAAGGATAATACAGGAATGATTTTGTCATTAGCGCTCAACTATGGCGGTAGGTGGGAAATTAGTCATGCGGTAAAAGATCTCATTGACGACATAAAGGAAAACAAGGCCGAAGTTGATAACATAGATATCAACTTCATTAATCAATATATTGATAAGCATACCGCTCCAGATGTAGAGTTAATGATCAGAACCAGCGGTGAGCATCGAATTAGTAACTTTTTATTGTGGCAGGCTGCATATGCAGAGCTACATTTTACGGAAACGCTTTGGCCAGATTTCAGGAAAAAACACTTGTATGAAGCTATTTTGGATTTTCAAAATAGAGAAAGACGCCTCGGAAAGACAAGTGAACAACTGATTCAAAAATAAATTCAAAGCAACAGATAGGTCAGGAAAAACGATGAGATCCAAAATACTTTTACTCTTTCTTTGCATTTCAACAGCTGCTGTTGGTCAGATTAGATATGGCAGTCAGGGCCGAACAAACCCTAACAAAGTCAACATCAGCTATTCTAACCCTCAGGAGTTCACAATTGCTGATATAGAGGTAATAGGCGCCGAATACCTCGACAAAATCGCTCTGATCTCAATCTCTGGACTAAAAGTAGGAGACAAAATCAAAGTACCAGGAGATGGTATTACGTCAGCCATCAAAAAACTTTGGAAACAAGGACTGATCGGCGACATCCAAATCTATGCCTCCAAAGTAGAGGGAAGCGACATCTACCTCACCATCGAACTAGCCGAAAGACCACGATTAAGTCGGTTTGAGTTTACCGGATTAACCAAAAGCCAAGAATCTGACATCAGAGAAAAAGTAAACCTGATTAGAGGTAGAGTGATGACTGATGCCATCAGAAAAAATGCAGAACTCACCATCAAAAAATACTTCTACGAAAAAGGATACCTCAATACTGAAGTAGATATTCGATACAGGACAGACAGTACAATTCACAACAGTGTATTGCTAGATGTAAACATTGAAAAAAACAGGAAAGTAAAAATCAGAGATGTGAACTTCGTGGGCAATGAGCACTTTACGGACTCCAAGCTCAAAAGCAAAATGAAAAACTCTGGCGAACGTGCACGTTTTAAATTGATCAGTGCTCTTTTGGCCTCTAGCTTTGATATGTTTAAGCCCAAAGAAGAAAGGTTTCAGTTTGTAGATGATAGTATAAAACATAACGTGTCTAATACCTTGCTCGAAGTCATTCACGAAAACGTAAAATTAAACGTTTTTAAATCTTCGAAATTTGTAAAAGAAAAATACGAAGAAGACAAAGCGGCACTTATCAGTTTTTACAACTCAAAAGGGCATCGTGATGCAGAGATCATTGAAGACACTATTGTATTTGCAGACCGCAAGTCTGTGGACATCAATATCAAAGTAAGCCCTGGGCCAAGATACTTCTTCAGAGATATCAATTGGGTAGGCAACTTCATACACGACGATCGTACGCTCGATCAAATCCTAGGAATAGAAAAAGGCGACATTTATAACCTCGAGCTCGTCGACAAAAAACTAAACTATAATCCTAGCGGGCCAGATATTAGTTCGCTCTACATGGACAATGGTTATTTGTTCTTTAGTGTGACCCCTGTAGAAGTAAAAATAGAAGGTGACTCTGTAGATTTAGAAATGAGAATCTATGAAGGAGCACAAGCCACCATCCGAAAAGTATTTGTGACAGGCAATGACCGTACAAACGATCACGTAATCATGCGTGAACTCCGAACACTACCTGGTCAGAAGTTTAGTCGAGCAGAGTTGATCAGGACTCAGCGAGAGCTTTCTCAGCTTGGCTATTTCGACCCTGAACAAGTAAACCCAAAACCTATTCCTAACCCAGTAAACGAAACAGTAGATATCGAATGGGAACTCGTAGAAAGACCAAGTGATCAGATCGAACTCTCTGGAGGATGGGGTGGTACTTTTGGATTTGTAGGCACTTTAGGACTTACATTCAACAACTTCTCTTTGAGGAATATTCCGCACTTTGATAAGTGGAGGCCATTGCCTGTAGGAGACGGTCAAAAACTTTCGTTGAGACTACAAGCCAACGGCAAGAGATACCAGAGTTACTCTGTTAGCTTCTCCGAACCATGGTTAGGTGGCAAAAAACCACATTCATTTGGAGTCAGCTTCAACTACTCTATTCAGAGAAATATTGACTACTTCACAGACAAAACTACTGGCTCGTTGCAAGTATTTGGTACAACTGTAAGTTTAGGCAGAAGAGTGAAATGGCCTGATGATTACTTCACCTTAAGTAACTCGCTCTCTTATTTGAGATACAATCTGTTCAACTATGGGTATTCGCTAGGTTTTAGCACAGGTGTGGCCAACAACTTTACCTTCAATACCACACTCGCACGAAACAGTATTGACAACCCGATGTATCCAAGATCAGGTTCGTCTATTTCGTTGAGTTTAGCTTTGACTCCTCCATGGTCACTATGGAATGACACCGATTATGCTACAGCAGAAAATAGTGAAAAATACAGGCTAGTAGAATACCACAAATGGATGTTTGATGCGAAATATTATATGCAATTGGCAGGAGATCTCGTGCTAGAAGCTCGTGCACATATGGGATTCATGGGCTACTACCAAAAGGAAGTAGGAGTAGGCCCATTTGAGAGATTCCAGCTAGGAGGAGACGGCCTCACAGGCACCAACTTCTTACTAGGAAACGACGTGATAGGATTGAGAGGATATGACAACAATTCAATCACACCTTATGACCCTGTGACTGGGATCACTGGTGGAAATATCTACAACAAATTTGTCATGGAATTAAGATACCCTGTATCTCTCAACCCATCAGCAACCATTTATCTCTTGGCCTTCTCAGAAGCAGGAAACAACTGGGATGGTTTTGAAAACTTTAACCCAAACAAATTGTATAAATCATCTGGGTTTGGAGTTAGAATATTCATGCCAGCCTTTGGTTTGTTGGGTATCGACTGGGGTTATGGATTTGACACATTACCTGACCAACAATCTAATTCTGGGGGTCAAATTCACTTCTCTATTGGCCAACAATTGAGATAATAAAGAATATTGCATGAGATTATTCGATAATATAAACACCAAAGGCTAATTTTATCGGTATGAATATTGTAGCCCGACATACATCTCTAATTCTTGTGCTTTTAGTTTTCATTTTAAATGATACATTTGCACAGAAATTTGGCTACGTGGATACAGATTATATTCTAAGCCAAATGCCTGAATATAACGAAGCTAAAGCCGAGATAGGAAAAGTATCAAAAGCTTGGGAACAGGAAATTCAGGAGATGTATAAAGGAATAGAGGAAATGGAAACTTCCCTAAAAGCAGAAGAAGTGCTCTTGACCAAGGAAATGAAAGATGATCGATTAAAAGAAATTGATCTAAAGTGGGATGAGGTGAAAGAATACCAAAAAAAGATATTTGGGTTTGAAGGCCTATTTTTCCTAAAGAAAAAAGAATTAATAAAACCTGTACAGGATCAAGTATTTGATGCTGTAGAGAAAGTAGCCAAAAACCATCGCTTGCAAATTGTATTTGATAAGTCTGGAGATTTGGTGATGATCTATACCGATCCGGTTCATGACTATACGGACTACGTGCTGGAGGAACTTGGACTCGGTGATAAAAACGATGTAATAAGTAACAACTAATTAGAACTGAATTATGAAAGTTAAATCGATAATTTTTGCAGTTGTATTGTCTGCATTTAGCCTGACTGCAAGTGCGCAGGGTGTAGTAATGAAAATAGGCTATACTAATGTGGAGTACATTCTGAGCCAAATGCCAGAAGCAAAGCAAGTAGATTCTGAATTCAAAGCTTACGAAGCCCAGCTTCAAAATCAATTGCAATCTAAAGGCACAGAGCTACAGACCAAATTGCAAGAATATCAGCAAGGTGCTGCTACCATGACTGACTTGGTAAGAGCCGACAAAGAAGCTGAATTGCAGTCTTTGAACCAAAGATTCGAAGCCTTCCAAAGAGAAGCACAAACTTCTTTGCAGAAGAAACAAGGAGAGCTCTACGCTCCTCTTTTTGAAAAAATTGGCAATGCTGTGAAAGCTGTAAGAACTGAAAACGGATACGACATGATTTTCAGCACTGGCGTACCAGGTGTAGATATCCTTTTGGATGCTGATGAGAAATATGACGTTTCTGACTTAGTATTCAAAAAAATGGGAATCACTCCTCCTGCTAAGTTGAACTAAGGATCAATCCAAAAAATTAAAAAGTCTCGATTACTAAATAGTCGAGACTTTTTTTATGAATTCAGCTTAGCCCAAATATCTTTTCTTATTTTCCCATATATCATACAGAGCCAATCACACTTCCACTGATGAAATAGGCTTCCTCTAATCGTATAATATTTCTCACAATTTTGATAGAGCCAGTTTTTGTCAAACCCAGACCAGACACCCACAGGAGAAAGCAAGTTGGAATACAATAAAGGAAATACTTCATAGCGGTCGATAGACTCAGCGTCTTGCAAAGAGAAACCTGCCTGTAGTACCTGAACTTTAATGAAATTATAGTCTTGATCTGACAACTCAGTATCTAGATATAATTCCGACAAAGCAAGCCAAAGCACTTGTCGTTTTTCTAAATCCTCTCGGCTCATAAAATAATGCCAAGTAAGAGCCCCCCTATTATCAAATATGGGGTAGGGACTTTCTTCGTCATCATTAGAGCAAATGTACCAATCATTATAAAATAGTTGAGGTAATCACCCATTAGGGGCTGAAACAGCAATACTGCCGCCGCAAGTATCATTCCTGAACTGGCAGCATTTACACCATCAAGCGATGCTTTTACAATTCTAAATTTTTTCAGCTCTTCCCAAAAACGAATCACAAAGAATATCAAAAAAGTGCCTGGCAAAAAAATACCAAGTGCCGCCATAAAGCCACCCATCAGCTGACCAAACATCCCGTATTCCTTCATAGAAATAGAGCCTACATACGAGGCAAATGAAAATACTGGCCCTGGCACAGCCTGCGCCAAAGCAAAACCTGATAAAAACTCTTCTGAGGTTAGGTATTCTTTAAACTCCACAAATTCTGTATACATAAAAGGCACCAGTACTTGGCCTCCACCAAAAATCAAACTGCCAATCCGGTAGAAATTTTCAAAAATTCGAATACCTAACCAATTTATCGATGCTCCCAATAAAGCCGCACCAATCAACACCCCTGCCCACAAAATAAAATTGGACCATTGGATCCTAATCCCTTCTTTTTCTTCCTTTTCGTGCCGCTTATAATCAAATGCCGTAATACATCCGCCAATCAATAAGATAATCGGAAATACAAATGGTGTCCGTACCAGATAGCTTGCCATCGCAGCCAGTATCATCAACACCACGGCAATTTTAGTAGTTACTACTTTTTTGATAATAATGTATCCAGAATAAGCCACTATCCCGACAGCCATGGGCTTGATAAAGCGAGCAAACTCCATCGAAATATTATACTCCTCTAGCGTAGAAATAAAAATACCCGCAAAGGTCATGATCAAAAAAGCTGGAGTAATCCAGATCAGCAGTGTAAGATAGGCCAGATTGGGACCACCCACCTTAAAACCTATCGCTGTCAAGGTCTGAGTGGAAGTAGGACCTGGTAAAAATTGGCATAAAGCCGTCAGTTCTATAAGGTCTTTCTCTTCGAGATAACCTCTTTTCTTTACCAACACGTCTAACATCATGGCAAAATGAGCCTGAGGGCCACCAAAGGCCGCAAGCGTAAGGAGCAATACATCTTTGAGAAAAATGTAGTATCGAACCTTCTTAATCATTACTTTTTCAACCCTATTTCTGCCAAACGTTGTTGTAAAAATTCACCTGCTGTAATGTCTTCGAATTGTTTGGGGTGATCCATATCTATGCAGTTGTCCAGACAGCTCAAATCCATATCAGAACGAGGATGCATAAAAAATGGAATTGAAAACCGAGAAGTTTTCATCAATTCCTTGGGAGGATTTACCACTCTGTGTATCGTAGATTTCAATTTGTCGTTGGTATGCCGGGCTAGCATATCACCCACATTTACCACGATTTGCTCAGGCAAGGCAGTAATCGGAATCCACTCACCATCTCTACGCAGCACTTGCAGTCCATCCGCACTGGCACCCATGAGCAAGGTGATCAAATTGATATCGCCATGCTCTGCCGCTCTCACAGCATCTGCAGGCACTGCCTCTGGATTTTCTATTGGAAAATAATGAATTGGACGCAAAATACTGTTGCCATTGTGGACACGACTCTCAAAATAGTCTTCATCCAGTTCTAGGTAGATCGCAATCGCTCTCAGCATTTGTCTACCTGCTTTTTCAAGTGTGCGATAAGCCTCTAGTGCGATCTTATCAAAATTGACAACTTCTTCTGGCCAAATGTTATCAGGGTACTGAGATTTGATGGGGTCTCCATCTGTCACCTCTTGTCCTACATGATAAAATTCTTTGAGGTCTCCTGTCGCTCTACCTTTGGCGTGCTCTTTACCCTTACCGATATACCCTCGTTGTCCGAAAAGCTCTGGTACTTCATATTTTTGTTTCACCTCATCGGGCAACGCAAAAAAGTCTTGCACCGCTTGATACAATTGTGTACAAAGCTCATCGGACAACCCGTGGTTTTTTACTGCTACGAATCCTATGCTGTGATAGGCTGCACCCAAATCAGCTACAAATTTATTCTTCCTTGATTCGTCACCAGAATTGAAATCTGCCAAATCCAACGATGGAACTTCGTTATACAGTTTTTCACTCATGAGTACATGCTTAGGGTTGATGGGTTATTTTATTCTACAGTAACTGTGATAGACGTAGCCATCTTCTCCCCATATGAAGCATGTACGCCATTGGCAAACTGAAGTGACAGTGTATATTCTCCGGGCTCCAGCTCTAATGTGGTATCCGTCTGTCCTTTTCCGTAGTGAATCGTAGAATCAGACATTGGGATCACTTCGCCTTCTGGCCAGCTCGCTTGATTAATCAAAATATGGTGGTGACCAAAGCCTTCTTTTACTTGACCAGCAGGCTCTATTTGCATACCAGACACTCCCATTTCCACAAAAACAGGGCTAGCTACAGTGGCTCCATCCGCTGGGCTTTTGAAAAACACATAAGCAGAATCTGCCTCTACTTTTTCTGCGATTTCTGTCTGATCCGCTACAGGCTCAGCCGTCTGTTCGGTTGATTTGTTAGGAGATGAACAACTAAATATGATTAAACTAAATAATACGATGGATAGATATTTCATAATTAATAAGTGTTGAATTAGTGTAAGATAAATTTATAGATTCTTTTGTGAACGAGTGAGTGCCTATCGAAATATTTGAGCCAAAACGTCCAAAGACTTGAGTTCTTTAAAGCCTATGACATGCAATTTGTAATATTCTATAAGGTAATTCAGAACATCTCTCCTCAATAGATTGTTCATTTCAACGACATCCGAAAGATGGTTGGCATTCATAGTTAAAACTGCCTCATATATTTCTTCATAACTGGTCGATACTTCATGCAATAGCCCATCGTTTTGGAGTTCTTTTTTATGATGAACCCCAAAGCCTATATAATGAGTAAGCTGTACCATCAAGTAAAGGTGTAGACTTTCATATCCGTCCCTTTTTTGATCTAGCATCAAGATAAATTGAAACAGAAATTCAAAGACTTGCCCTCGGTCATCTTCTTCTTTTAACACCTTGGTTAATAGCTCGGTTACAAACAAGGCCATAGCTGATTTCTTTACATCAAACGGAATAGAAGTGAAACTATGTGCAGGCTTGTATTCCGAAATTCTCTGCAAGCCATCTGATTTTTGATTTTTGAAATAAACCACCATATCCAATACCGTAAGTGGCTGCAAAAGAGCCAAACCTTTTTTGGAACGTTGACTCCGCACACTGTTGATAATGTAAGATTGAATGCCAAAACTTTCGGTGTATATTCTGGCAATAATCGAGGTCTCTCGATATTTGATATAATTCAAGACGATACCTCTGGTCTTGTGTAGCATCAGTCAATGACAGCTATTTTTCCTACGAATGTCTCACTGCCATCTTTACTTGCGCTAAACACCAAGTATACACCCGTACTGACTCGACGACCCGAAAAGTCCCTAACATCCCATGAAGCCCCACCTCCAGCCGCATTGACCTCGCGTACCAACTGACCCGAGATGGTCGTGATTTTCAATCTCGCATTGGTGACCAACCCAGAAAAACCTACCCATCCCTCAAAATTGGGCAATACTGGATTAGGATATATTTTAACCTGCTGATGTGTAGAAGATCCCGACGTAGCATTAGCCCGATAAGAAACTACTCCCTGATCTGTAGCAATAAATAATTCTCCCGTCTCTGCATCCAAAGCCAAATCAATCACCTGATTGGAAGGCAAAGGACTATTTTCTACGGTGAAATGTGCAACCAAACTGCCAGCATTTTCTTCAAATAGCCACAACCCATCCTGCGTACCCATCCAAATACGGTTACCCCCATCTATTGCCAAAGCATACACTTGTTTGTCCTCAAACAAAATACCGCCTTCATAAACTGGCAAAGAAACGTCGATCGTTTGGTCTTCGACAATGCCATAAGCAAATGGAAAGTAAGCCACTCCCTTGTCCGTAGCCAACCAAACTTCCCCACCTTGCCCAAAAGCAAGATCATTCACATCATTGGAAGGCAAACTAGTAGCAGTAGCAGTCACATAACGATGAGTCGCCGATTCGATATCGTAAGCCAATACGCCTCTTCCATCCTGCAAACCTAGTCTCATCCATACTTGACCCAATGAATGGATCGCCAAAGACACGGGCTCCTCAGAAGACACCGTGCCAAAATCATACGCTTCCCAAACAGAAGCTCCGTCCCATTGGATCAAGGAATTCGCACTAAAATTAGCCACCCATATATTTTGTGAACGATCGAGAGCCATAGCTGAAACTAAGGTGTTTCCCGTTCCATTTTCGTTTTCTTCCAATGCGCTATTGGTATAATCTGTCTTTTCACCTTTCGGTAAATTCAGAATACCTTGACCAAATGATGTTGTATAAGTCTGGTCATCTACTATAAGTACGTCCGATATGTTGGTAAAGCCTAAAAGATCGACAGGCATCACCGTCTGCCATTCTCCCTCCTCAAAAAACGAATATCCCAGTTGGTTGGAAACAGGCTGTGTATAATCTATAGCCAAAACAGGGAATGCATATACCTTACCCCCTGTTATTTTTAGTTTTGA contains the following coding sequences:
- a CDS encoding isoprenyl transferase produces the protein MKETIDPSKIPAHIAVIMDGNGRWAKKRGAARLFGHRNAIEAVRDTTEGCAELGVKRLTLYAFSTENWNRPKLEVDGLMSLLISTIKKEIPTLVKNNIRLQPIGDITHLPVGAQKNLALGIEQTKDNTGMILSLALNYGGRWEISHAVKDLIDDIKENKAEVDNIDINFINQYIDKHTAPDVELMIRTSGEHRISNFLLWQAAYAELHFTETLWPDFRKKHLYEAILDFQNRERRLGKTSEQLIQK
- a CDS encoding OmpH family outer membrane protein, which codes for MKVKSIIFAVVLSAFSLTASAQGVVMKIGYTNVEYILSQMPEAKQVDSEFKAYEAQLQNQLQSKGTELQTKLQEYQQGAATMTDLVRADKEAELQSLNQRFEAFQREAQTSLQKKQGELYAPLFEKIGNAVKAVRTENGYDMIFSTGVPGVDILLDADEKYDVSDLVFKKMGITPPAKLN
- a CDS encoding DUF6089 family protein, whose protein sequence is MRKSLITSLVLLLLVVCASDSFAQKRRYGYNKYKNKKYSNYSGGRTSYRGVGQTNYWTMGLSVNVLNYYGDLSPSDKRLSTNYGESKFGFGITGSRMVYPGIFFRAGYNYGVIEGDDSANGDQGSGDASLRGRYLRNLHFKNNIHELSVGFEADMIPNNGGVRGRFPINPYIFFGAAVIAHSPKAIAPETDQAGNALEEAGQWVNLRDLGTEGQNIDSLGIDPYSKFAFVIPVGLGLKVKLHHNFDLNFEIGFRKTFTDYLDDVSNAYVDLDAFGDDNLARAMSERGAETTSALTGADRGLNPTVGGGDIAMTGPYTHGSGYAPGQENSRGGSDYKDFYITTQIRLVYIFDKKGASRGKFR
- the recO gene encoding DNA repair protein RecO, which produces MLHKTRGIVLNYIKYRETSIIARIYTESFGIQSYIINSVRSQRSKKGLALLQPLTVLDMVVYFKNQKSDGLQRISEYKPAHSFTSIPFDVKKSAMALFVTELLTKVLKEEDDRGQVFEFLFQFILMLDQKRDGYESLHLYLMVQLTHYIGFGVHHKKELQNDGLLHEVSTSYEEIYEAVLTMNANHLSDVVEMNNLLRRDVLNYLIEYYKLHVIGFKELKSLDVLAQIFR
- the porG gene encoding type IX secretion system protein PorG, which encodes MLQTFCLAQRTEFGVGIGGVSYAGDLYRGYEIANQSIGIQGLYRINFEKDVSFKIALLYGQVSGDDSHPYDALGEIRNASFDRSFFEASTTLEYHFLDYKDKNSTIKWSPYFFAGFGLAKFLNLDSQTDNFGSIQPVLPFGGGVKYLIGKQFSAAIEFGARKTFFDELDGISDGDVYNKTNTQFGNPNDKDWYHFFNVSISYLIFKIPCTYKYQPNRSMRR
- a CDS encoding DUF4399 domain-containing protein, coding for MKYLSIVLFSLIIFSCSSPNKSTEQTAEPVADQTEIAEKVEADSAYVFFKSPADGATVASPVFVEMGVSGMQIEPAGQVKEGFGHHHILINQASWPEGEVIPMSDSTIHYGKGQTDTTLELEPGEYTLSLQFANGVHASYGEKMATSITVTVE
- a CDS encoding BamA/OMP85 family outer membrane protein, encoding MRSKILLLFLCISTAAVGQIRYGSQGRTNPNKVNISYSNPQEFTIADIEVIGAEYLDKIALISISGLKVGDKIKVPGDGITSAIKKLWKQGLIGDIQIYASKVEGSDIYLTIELAERPRLSRFEFTGLTKSQESDIREKVNLIRGRVMTDAIRKNAELTIKKYFYEKGYLNTEVDIRYRTDSTIHNSVLLDVNIEKNRKVKIRDVNFVGNEHFTDSKLKSKMKNSGERARFKLISALLASSFDMFKPKEERFQFVDDSIKHNVSNTLLEVIHENVKLNVFKSSKFVKEKYEEDKAALISFYNSKGHRDAEIIEDTIVFADRKSVDINIKVSPGPRYFFRDINWVGNFIHDDRTLDQILGIEKGDIYNLELVDKKLNYNPSGPDISSLYMDNGYLFFSVTPVEVKIEGDSVDLEMRIYEGAQATIRKVFVTGNDRTNDHVIMRELRTLPGQKFSRAELIRTQRELSQLGYFDPEQVNPKPIPNPVNETVDIEWELVERPSDQIELSGGWGGTFGFVGTLGLTFNNFSLRNIPHFDKWRPLPVGDGQKLSLRLQANGKRYQSYSVSFSEPWLGGKKPHSFGVSFNYSIQRNIDYFTDKTTGSLQVFGTTVSLGRRVKWPDDYFTLSNSLSYLRYNLFNYGYSLGFSTGVANNFTFNTTLARNSIDNPMYPRSGSSISLSLALTPPWSLWNDTDYATAENSEKYRLVEYHKWMFDAKYYMQLAGDLVLEARAHMGFMGYYQKEVGVGPFERFQLGGDGLTGTNFLLGNDVIGLRGYDNNSITPYDPVTGITGGNIYNKFVMELRYPVSLNPSATIYLLAFSEAGNNWDGFENFNPNKLYKSSGFGVRIFMPAFGLLGIDWGYGFDTLPDQQSNSGGQIHFSIGQQLR
- a CDS encoding DUF7079 family protein; its protein translation is MSREDLEKRQVLWLALSELYLDTELSDQDYNFIKVQVLQAGFSLQDAESIDRYEVFPLLYSNLLSPVGVWSGFDKNWLYQNCEKYYTIRGSLFHQWKCDWLCMIYGKIRKDIWAKLNS
- a CDS encoding isopenicillin N synthase family dioxygenase, with amino-acid sequence MSEKLYNEVPSLDLADFNSGDESRKNKFVADLGAAYHSIGFVAVKNHGLSDELCTQLYQAVQDFFALPDEVKQKYEVPELFGQRGYIGKGKEHAKGRATGDLKEFYHVGQEVTDGDPIKSQYPDNIWPEEVVNFDKIALEAYRTLEKAGRQMLRAIAIYLELDEDYFESRVHNGNSILRPIHYFPIENPEAVPADAVRAAEHGDINLITLLMGASADGLQVLRRDGEWIPITALPEQIVVNVGDMLARHTNDKLKSTIHRVVNPPKELMKTSRFSIPFFMHPRSDMDLSCLDNCIDMDHPKQFEDITAGEFLQQRLAEIGLKK
- a CDS encoding OmpH family outer membrane protein, which translates into the protein MNIVARHTSLILVLLVFILNDTFAQKFGYVDTDYILSQMPEYNEAKAEIGKVSKAWEQEIQEMYKGIEEMETSLKAEEVLLTKEMKDDRLKEIDLKWDEVKEYQKKIFGFEGLFFLKKKELIKPVQDQVFDAVEKVAKNHRLQIVFDKSGDLVMIYTDPVHDYTDYVLEELGLGDKNDVISNN
- the chrA gene encoding chromate efflux transporter, with protein sequence MIKKVRYYIFLKDVLLLTLAAFGGPQAHFAMMLDVLVKKRGYLEEKDLIELTALCQFLPGPTSTQTLTAIGFKVGGPNLAYLTLLIWITPAFLIMTFAGIFISTLEEYNISMEFARFIKPMAVGIVAYSGYIIIKKVVTTKIAVVLMILAAMASYLVRTPFVFPIILLIGGCITAFDYKRHEKEEKEGIRIQWSNFILWAGVLIGAALLGASINWLGIRIFENFYRIGSLIFGGGQVLVPFMYTEFVEFKEYLTSEEFLSGFALAQAVPGPVFSFASYVGSISMKEYGMFGQLMGGFMAALGIFLPGTFLIFFVIRFWEELKKFRIVKASLDGVNAASSGMILAAAVLLFQPLMGDYLNYFIMIGTFALMMTKKVPTPYLIIGGLLLGIIL